One Oryzomonas sagensis genomic region harbors:
- a CDS encoding twin-arginine translocase TatA/TatE family subunit, whose protein sequence is MFGFGTPELIIIAAIVMLVFGVGKLPQIGTSFGKAISNFRKAADGKDTAELPPQKES, encoded by the coding sequence ATGTTTGGTTTTGGCACCCCGGAATTGATTATTATCGCGGCCATCGTGATGCTGGTATTCGGCGTGGGGAAACTGCCGCAAATCGGCACTTCCTTCGGCAAGGCCATCAGCAACTTCAGGAAGGCCGCCGACGGCAAGGATACCGCCGAGCTTCCCCCCCAGAAAGAGTCGTAA